Proteins from a genomic interval of Anaerolineae bacterium:
- a CDS encoding tyrosine-type recombinase/integrase has product MSPKGIRNLNWADMEKDTIPLETLVGQFNVYNQIEGKSRKTRDWYEESLNQFQAYLEAEGLPARLGGIGIQEVRGFVLYLQSKDKWDGHPTTPCRGVGLSAISVGTRVRAIRAFFAWLHREGFTEEDLPAELKVPKAPQKLAPVLAKEIESLIGAIDRDTASGARNLAILTMLLDTGLRLSEVADPEIGNVLFESGYVRALGKGGKERIAPLGATVSSALQRYICYFRGEPAYPGIERTCSSPLGAGSRSRPFGWRRGGRSRAGGSAGRGPTRGRWERSMRRFSTTWKCTCGCWRRSIRPDRGGPWGDQAPTRAFSCGPARVLMRAQVAPPWKVW; this is encoded by the coding sequence ATGTCCCCAAAGGGAATCCGCAACCTGAACTGGGCCGACATGGAGAAGGACACCATCCCTCTCGAGACACTGGTGGGCCAGTTCAATGTCTACAACCAGATCGAGGGCAAGTCCAGGAAGACGCGCGACTGGTACGAGGAGAGCCTCAACCAGTTCCAGGCCTACCTGGAAGCCGAGGGCCTGCCGGCCAGACTGGGCGGCATCGGCATCCAGGAGGTGCGAGGTTTCGTCTTGTACCTGCAATCGAAGGACAAGTGGGATGGCCACCCCACTACACCGTGTCGCGGCGTGGGGCTCTCGGCCATAAGCGTGGGCACCAGGGTGAGGGCCATCCGGGCTTTCTTCGCCTGGCTGCACAGGGAGGGCTTCACCGAGGAAGACCTACCGGCTGAGCTGAAGGTGCCCAAGGCGCCCCAGAAGCTGGCGCCCGTGCTAGCTAAGGAGATAGAGAGCCTGATCGGAGCCATCGACCGGGACACGGCAAGTGGCGCCAGGAACCTGGCCATCCTGACCATGCTCCTGGACACCGGCCTCCGCCTCTCCGAGGTGGCCGACCCGGAGATAGGCAACGTGCTCTTTGAGAGTGGCTACGTCAGGGCGTTGGGCAAGGGAGGCAAGGAGAGGATCGCCCCTTTGGGGGCGACGGTGAGCTCGGCCTTACAGCGCTACATCTGCTACTTCCGGGGAGAGCCGGCCTATCCGGGGATAGAGAGAACGTGTTCCTCACCCTTGGGTGCTGGATCGAGGAGCAGACCTTTCGGTTGGCGACGCGGTGGTCGGAGCCGGGCCGGCGGAAGCGCTGGGCGAGGGCCTACGAGGGGTCGATGGGAGAGATCGATGAGGCGGTTCAGTACTACGTGGAAGTGCACATGCGGGTGTTGGAGGAGATCGATAAGACCGGACCGCGGCGGTCCATGGGGCGATCAAGCGCCAACAAGAGCTTTCTCATGCGGGCCCGCACGTGTGCTTATGAGAGCGCAGGTAGCTCCGCCATGGAAGGTATGGTGA